A DNA window from Bacteroides cellulosilyticus contains the following coding sequences:
- a CDS encoding sialate O-acetylesterase has translation MKSIKLIMALLAGLLLTSLTVSAQDANFYIYLCLGQSNMEGNARYEAQDTLVSPRFQVLSAVDNKELGRVKGKWYPARAPLCRQRTGLTPVDYFGRTMIENLPENVRVGVVHVAVGGCKIELFQKDKRGEYIKTAPQWMLGMLKEYDNDPYARLVEMAKIAQKDGVIKGILLHQGESNTGEEEWPAKVKDVYDNLLADLNLKAEEVPLLAGEVVNADHGGTCAAMNPIIATLPQVIKNCAVVSSKGLSCAADHLHFDAAGYRVLGRRYAAAMLKMMGKELPTTEEIMKNTVEASSNMHGCDFPRLDKESRAYFRIFSPDVKRLQVDICGKKYDMDKDEHGWWTVKTDPLVVGFHYYFLLVDGFSVIDPMSCTYFGCSRMASGIEVPEGKEGDYYRPQNVPHGQVRTCTYYAESQQRFRRCVVYTPAEYEKNTKKRYPVLYLQHGMGEDETGWSTQGYMYNILDNQIAEGKCVPMIVVMESGDVEVGFRPRPGKNVNDERNLYGSSFATLMINDLIPMVDKTFRTYTDREHRAMAGLSWGGKQTFDITLTNLDKFSYIGSFSGAIFGLDVKNAFNGVFADADIFNKKVHYLFLGCGTEENMGTAQLIEALQGMNIRVASYKSQGTAHEWLTWRRCLNEFLPNLFKK, from the coding sequence ATGAAAAGTATAAAACTTATTATGGCTTTGTTGGCAGGTCTGCTTCTTACAAGCCTGACTGTATCTGCACAAGATGCAAACTTTTATATCTATCTGTGTCTGGGACAATCGAACATGGAAGGGAATGCCCGCTATGAGGCTCAGGACACATTGGTAAGTCCGCGTTTCCAAGTGTTGTCAGCTGTAGACAATAAAGAATTGGGCAGGGTAAAGGGTAAATGGTATCCGGCACGTGCTCCGCTGTGTCGTCAGCGTACGGGGTTGACTCCCGTAGACTACTTTGGGCGGACAATGATAGAGAACCTTCCGGAAAATGTACGTGTGGGTGTGGTGCATGTAGCAGTGGGCGGCTGCAAGATAGAACTTTTCCAGAAAGACAAGCGCGGGGAATATATCAAGACAGCTCCGCAATGGATGTTGGGTATGCTCAAGGAGTATGACAACGATCCTTATGCCCGCTTGGTGGAGATGGCTAAAATAGCACAGAAAGATGGCGTGATAAAAGGTATCTTATTGCACCAGGGTGAATCGAACACGGGAGAAGAGGAATGGCCTGCAAAAGTAAAGGATGTATATGACAACTTGCTGGCTGATTTAAATTTGAAAGCTGAAGAAGTTCCTTTACTGGCCGGTGAGGTAGTGAATGCCGACCACGGGGGTACTTGTGCCGCCATGAATCCGATCATAGCAACCTTGCCGCAGGTGATAAAGAACTGTGCCGTTGTTTCGTCAAAAGGCTTGAGCTGTGCTGCCGACCATCTGCACTTTGATGCTGCCGGTTATCGCGTTTTGGGCCGCCGCTATGCCGCCGCCATGTTGAAGATGATGGGTAAAGAACTTCCCACTACAGAGGAAATAATGAAGAATACGGTGGAAGCTTCGTCAAACATGCATGGCTGTGATTTTCCGCGTCTGGACAAGGAAAGCCGCGCCTATTTCCGTATTTTCTCGCCCGATGTAAAACGTTTGCAGGTGGATATTTGTGGTAAGAAATATGATATGGACAAGGATGAACATGGTTGGTGGACAGTAAAGACTGATCCGTTGGTAGTTGGTTTCCATTATTATTTCTTGTTGGTGGACGGCTTCTCGGTTATTGACCCTATGAGTTGCACATACTTTGGCTGTAGCCGTATGGCAAGTGGGATAGAAGTGCCTGAGGGTAAAGAAGGCGATTATTACCGCCCACAGAATGTGCCCCACGGACAGGTGCGCACCTGTACTTACTATGCTGAAAGCCAGCAGCGTTTCCGTCGTTGCGTGGTCTATACTCCCGCCGAATATGAAAAAAATACAAAGAAACGCTATCCGGTGCTTTATCTGCAACACGGCATGGGCGAGGATGAAACCGGATGGAGCACACAGGGCTACATGTACAACATTCTCGATAACCAGATTGCCGAAGGTAAATGTGTGCCCATGATTGTGGTGATGGAAAGTGGCGATGTAGAAGTGGGATTCCGCCCGCGTCCCGGAAAGAATGTGAATGATGAACGTAACCTGTATGGTTCTTCTTTTGCCACTCTGATGATAAATGACCTTATCCCGATGGTGGACAAAACATTCCGTACTTATACTGACCGCGAACACCGTGCTATGGCGGGGCTGTCATGGGGTGGCAAGCAAACTTTCGACATTACTTTGACCAATCTTGATAAATTTTCGTATATTGGCAGTTTCAGTGGAGCTATCTTCGGACTGGATGTAAAGAATGCCTTCAATGGAGTGTTTGCTGATGCCGATATTTTCAACAAGAAAGTACATTACTTGTTCCTGGGCTGCGGAACGGAAGAAAATATGGGAACCGCACAACTTATTGAGGCTCTGCAAGGCATGAATATCCGTGTAGCTTCATATAAATCGCAGGGAACAGCCCACGAATGGCTTACCTGGCGCAGATGTCTGAATGAATTTTTACCGAATTTATTTAAGAAGTAA
- a CDS encoding RagB/SusD family nutrient uptake outer membrane protein, with protein MKKIFLSIALLSSMMFTACEDMLDVEQKATSSTANFYKTDADAESALTAMYATYIGEIGATEGIWNAYIMGLNYSADDVFAAGGNIDDHADFRRLNEFRYDPSYAPISTLYNHIYKAIYSANLIIHYFGETADTPVKKQAVAEAKVMRAWAHMLAAQVYYQPPLIDHLITDEKPVNAESQKAIFDWCVKECEEALSDLPERKGKNDQEGAWVVTQGFARFVAGKSALFAGDNAKVISVMKPLVESQNYDLVPGERFRDLFHVEGDGCEEKIFEFNYVTNTAAAGGTDSWRGGNNRGRWMVANVLNWRGDDIKGGGTSPLICSAGGWGGGSINHEFAHKMLANDGDSYRRKATFLTSDEFFYDEKLCGWKSDATCTTRADKEFDENRGITNTYGSFSRSDVMEVKMMMHPNDADLSVGDNCNNTNLCIARLGEAYLIYAEACLSSQPDEAKKYINKIQQRAGSATVSATVDLEVLQNEKQYELWFEGCRWFDIVRWGIAKQCYDKVLDNVPYQTDEYWTSGGSRPHKLVYDIRHPYAEANITLKFVEGKNEYWPLPQNIIEINDQIHQVRGWAN; from the coding sequence ATGAAAAAAATATTTTTATCAATCGCTTTGCTTTCAAGTATGATGTTTACTGCGTGTGAAGACATGCTTGATGTGGAACAGAAAGCAACCAGCAGTACAGCTAACTTCTACAAGACTGATGCGGATGCCGAATCCGCGTTGACAGCCATGTATGCTACTTATATCGGAGAAATCGGTGCTACTGAAGGTATCTGGAATGCATATATCATGGGTCTTAACTACTCTGCCGACGACGTGTTTGCAGCCGGTGGTAACATTGACGACCATGCAGATTTCCGTAGACTTAATGAGTTCCGTTATGATCCCAGCTATGCCCCTATCAGTACGCTTTATAATCACATCTATAAGGCAATCTATTCTGCCAACTTGATAATTCACTATTTTGGTGAAACAGCTGATACTCCTGTTAAGAAACAAGCTGTTGCCGAAGCTAAGGTGATGCGTGCATGGGCACACATGCTGGCTGCACAGGTGTATTATCAGCCCCCTTTGATTGATCACCTCATCACCGATGAAAAACCGGTGAATGCAGAGTCACAGAAGGCTATCTTTGATTGGTGCGTGAAAGAATGTGAAGAGGCTCTTTCTGACTTGCCCGAACGTAAAGGTAAGAATGATCAAGAAGGTGCTTGGGTTGTAACTCAAGGTTTCGCTCGATTCGTAGCCGGTAAGTCTGCTCTTTTTGCAGGTGACAATGCCAAGGTGATTAGCGTAATGAAACCCCTTGTAGAGTCTCAAAACTACGACCTCGTTCCGGGTGAACGTTTCCGTGACTTGTTCCACGTAGAAGGTGATGGTTGTGAAGAAAAGATTTTCGAATTCAACTATGTTACTAATACAGCGGCCGCAGGTGGTACAGACTCATGGAGAGGTGGTAATAATCGTGGCCGTTGGATGGTGGCCAACGTACTCAACTGGCGTGGTGATGATATTAAAGGTGGTGGTACGAGTCCACTTATTTGCTCAGCCGGTGGTTGGGGTGGTGGCTCTATCAATCATGAGTTTGCTCACAAAATGCTGGCAAACGATGGTGACAGCTATCGTCGTAAAGCTACTTTCTTGACTTCTGACGAATTCTTTTACGATGAAAAACTCTGCGGTTGGAAAAGCGATGCTACTTGCACTACTCGCGCAGATAAAGAATTTGACGAAAACCGTGGTATCACCAATACTTATGGTTCATTCTCTCGTAGTGACGTGATGGAAGTGAAGATGATGATGCATCCTAACGACGCTGACCTCTCTGTAGGTGACAACTGTAACAATACAAACCTCTGCATTGCCCGTTTGGGTGAAGCTTATCTGATTTATGCAGAAGCTTGTTTATCAAGTCAGCCGGATGAAGCTAAGAAGTATATCAACAAGATTCAGCAACGCGCAGGTTCAGCAACCGTATCTGCCACTGTTGACCTCGAAGTGCTTCAAAACGAAAAGCAATATGAACTTTGGTTCGAAGGCTGCCGTTGGTTCGACATCGTTCGTTGGGGTATTGCCAAGCAGTGCTACGACAAGGTGCTTGATAACGTTCCTTATCAAACTGACGAATATTGGACTTCCGGTGGCAGTAGACCTCACAAGCTTGTGTATGACATACGTCACCCATATGCCGAAGCTAACATTACACTTAAATTCGTTGAGGGCAAGAACGAATACTGGCCACTTCCACAAAATATAATCGAAATCAACGACCAAATACATCAGGTACGCGGTTGGGCAAATTAA